In Apium graveolens cultivar Ventura chromosome 10, ASM990537v1, whole genome shotgun sequence, the following are encoded in one genomic region:
- the LOC141689436 gene encoding uncharacterized protein LOC141689436 isoform X2, translating into MNGHLQILSILESYFGRASYKSKSNQVTKGTYKCCPYWNIILEERHISQNQTRSQRESCKGKYLMVHGPHVVTMTCSLVYLGIRNIGDVLEGLEKEQKSRVYSDHKKVNKAGISLWMN; encoded by the exons ATGAATG GGCACTTACAAATTCTGTCCATATTGGAATCTTATTTTGGAAGAGCTTCATATAAGTCAAAATCAAACCAGGTCACAAAG GGCACTTACAAATGCTGTCCATATTGGAATATTATTTTGGAAGAGCGTCATATAAGTCAGAATCAAACCAGGTCACAAAG GGAGAGTTGCAAGGGAAAATATCTGATGGTTCATGGACCCCATGTGGTCACGATGACGTGTTCACTCGTGTACTTGGGAATAAGGAACATTGGGGATGTGTTAGAAGGATTGGAGAAAGAGCAAAAATCAAGAGTGTATTCGGATCACAAAAAAGTAAACAAAGCGGGGATATCTCTATGGATGAATTAG
- the LOC141689436 gene encoding uncharacterized protein LOC141689436 isoform X1, whose amino-acid sequence MIHESPEFKEISEKSKESKKHDKDPHFLGKGGYIGNMSKWRQNDPIASLDTSESSIYPSILSTEHSYDWIRVRTEKRQMEVFTSLTSILEKCLKKLESCKGKYLMVHGPHVVTMTCSLVYLGIRNIGDVLEGLEKEQKSRVYSDHKKVNKAGISLWMN is encoded by the exons ATGATACACGAATCTCCTGAGTTTAAG GAAATAAGTGAAAAATCAAAAGAAAGTAAAAAACACGACAAAGATCCACATTTTCTTGGAAAAGGTGGATATATAGGAAACATGAGCAAGTGGCGCCAAAACGATCCCATCGCTTCTTTAGACACGTCAGAATCATCCATTTATCCATCCATTCTATCAACTGAGCATAGTTATGATTGGATAAGAGTACGAACAGAAAAAAGGCAGATGGAAGTTTTTACATCCCTAACGAGCATACTGGAGAAGTGTTTAAAAAAATT GGAGAGTTGCAAGGGAAAATATCTGATGGTTCATGGACCCCATGTGGTCACGATGACGTGTTCACTCGTGTACTTGGGAATAAGGAACATTGGGGATGTGTTAGAAGGATTGGAGAAAGAGCAAAAATCAAGAGTGTATTCGGATCACAAAAAAGTAAACAAAGCGGGGATATCTCTATGGATGAATTAG